AAATGCAAAAATCAGGTAATGAGATACAAAAGTCCAATATCACCCACCTTCCTTGATTGCATATTGCTTAAAATCCTTGATCGACATACCCGTATTTCTTTTAAAGAAGTTACTGAAGTGGGACGGCTCTTTGAACCCAACCACATAAGCAATCTCTTTTGCCGTAAGCGCTGAATGGATTAATAACCTTTTTGCCTCTAGTAAAAGTCTGTTTTGTATATATTCCTTCGCTGTATTTCCTACCAGTGCATGGATGGTCTTATTCAGGTGGTCTGGCGTAATGGCTAATCGCTCTGCATAATAGTTGACTTTATGCTCTTTGGTGTAATTCGCTTCTACCAATGCTTTGAATTCTCGAAGAATGACTTGTGCAGAAGATTTCTGTTGGTGAGGGTTTTGAGGTAATGTGCATACGTTATTGGCTGTAATCAAAAAGAGCTTCAGGTAAGCCCCTACAGCATCCCATGAAAATTTTGCATGTCGCTCTTCACATTTCATAATCTGATGTACGATAGTTTCCAATTCATCATACACAGATGGTTCTACATGCAGGGGAGGAGTATCACCTGATTCTCTGAAGAGGTTTATTTCAGAAATAAAAGCTGTATCAATATGATGCTCTTCCAGAAACGCTTTGGTCACGGTGATAGCCCACCCCTCAGTAGGCTCTTTCTCTATTACCTGATGGATTTGCCCAGGACTTACAAAAAACACCTGATACGTACCAAGTCTATACACATTAAAGTCAATGATATGCATTCCTGTTGCGCTTTTGATCAATAGGATTGTATAGAAGTCATGTCTGTGTGGAATATCAGCTTTTCCCTTTCTTCTCCGATAGACTTCTCCCATATCATTGACAATGACAGGAACCTTTGGTTTATGACTGTCCGGTGCTGTATAGACTTTAATATTATCCATTCTTGAAACTAGAAAATATTGTCCTGAATATTGATCTTATAGGCACTCTTTCGTTGATCAAGAACCTGCCTGATCTCTGTATATAGTAAACCGCTTCCTCCTCCATAATGCTGTACTATACTTGTATCAGGAGATTGGTGACTAAATAATGCCCTCAACTTCTTCTCAGACTTTTCTGAAATACCACCTCCAAATAATACAATATCAAAATCCTGTTGCTGAAACATTGTAATAGCCTCTTCATCTGTAGTAACACCTTTTGCTACCCATGCCTCTTCTTTATTCAGCAACCGAACAACAATCGATAAAATTTCTTTATCTCTACCTATAGCTAATATATTTACCTTATCCATAGTTTTCTCCTTTCCTACCTCTTATTCAAAAACTTGACGAATATACACACTTAAAGTTTAAACATTAATAATCCCATAAATGTTTAATTCACTGTCACTTCTGAATAGAAATTAAGTTCTATGATCAGGTCCTTTGGTCGGATAGTTGATAAAAGTTTGACTTGCAACTCTAAAAGTTCGGGAATTGAGACAGTTTTATGATATTTGCAGTTGATCAATTCAGCAAAAACGAAACCTTGATATGGGTAATTCCTGTATTTAAAGAAAATGTCTGTATTTTCAGCGAAATCTTAATGTAGTAGTGTTGCTGAGTGAGTGAACTCCAGAAATAGTATTTAGATAGTTTAAAGAAGCTGGAGTATTGAAACAAACAAACCCCGTCGATGGACAGTAGTAATTTATTGATTGTAATTATATCGTTGATTTTTTCAGCGTTTTTTTCAGCTTCAGAAATAGCTTTTGTATCCGCAAATAAGCTTCATATCGCCATTCTGAAGAAAAAAGGTGATGTTGTGGGTAACATTCTATCCAAGTTTTATGAGAATGCCTCTTTCTTTATCACCACTATTCTCATCGGCAATACTGTTGCTCTTGTAGTTTACGGTTCTTTTATGGCTGCCATGATTGAGACGCCAATCCTCAATATACTTCAGGAGAATTTCAGCATTATGGACCGTGCCACTTTAGATATTCTGGTACTGGTCTTTCAAACAATCGTCTCCACAATTGTGGTACTGCTTACAGCAGAATTTACCCCTAAAAGCATTTCATTGGCAGATCCTGACAAGTTCCTGTACGGGGCTGCCATCCCAATGAATATCATTTATTACCTCTCATATCCTATCACATGGACAGTGGAAAGACTTTCTAAGTTCACTATCCTGAAAGTGATGAAGATGAAGTATGAGGAAGGTAAGCCACAGTTTAACCTAACTGATTTAGGGCACTATATCACCGAAATGGATATGGCCACTGATGATGATGAAGAGGATGAAATTGTAGATAAAAAGATTCTTTCCAATGCACTGGACTTTAAGCACATTAAAGTAAAGGAGTGCATGGTACCTCGAAAAGAGATTGAGGCTATCAGTATTGAAGACGATATTGAAGATCTCCGCAAACTGTTTGAAGAAAGTGGTCACAGTAAAATCCCTGTCTACAAAAAGACAATTGATAATATAATTGGGTACTGCCATGTATTTCACCTGTTCAAAAAGCCTCAGGTAATTGACGATATCATTACTGAAATCATTACTGTTCCTGAAAGTATGCTTGCCAATGAGCTGATGATTCAGATGACTGCTGACCGAAAGAGTATGGCTTTGGTTGTTGATGAGTTTGGTGGAACATCAGGTATCGTAACGATGGAAGACATCATGGAAGAAATCTTTGGGGAAATTGAGGATGAACATGATGAAGAGGAAGGTGAATTGAAAGTAACACAAGTAGATCAATTCACTTATGAACTAAATGCCCGTAATGAGATCGACTTCCTGAACGAAGAGTATAATTGGGACCTACCTGAGGGTGAGTATGAAACATTAGGAGGACTGATCCTTCACATCAACCATGACCTGCCTGAAGTAGGGGACATTATTGAAGAAGCGCATTTCAAGGTAGAGGTGATCTCACTAGAAAATGCCCGTATTGATACAGTAAGAATCACCTTTGACCCAAACAGACAATATGATAATGACTAAGACCATTAATTAATGGGTAAAATAGCATTTATAAAAAAATCCTATCTCTTCAGAAGAGATAGGATTTTTTTATGTTCAAGTCAGTAAGTTAACTTCTGACTACGATTAAGCTTTTACAGCAGCCAATGCTTTAACCATTGTCTCACCGATGTCTGCAGGAGATTTCACTACGTGAATACCACACTCACCCATGATCTTCATCTTTGCTTCAGCTGTATCGTCTTTACCACCGATAATCGCACCAGCGTGTCCCATTCTACGGCCTTTAGGAGCAGTTTGACCTGCAATAAAACCAACAACTGGTTTTGTACCGTTTTCTTTGATCCAACGAGCTGCTTCAGCTTCCATGCTACCACCGATCTCACCAATCATGATGATACCTTCAGTCTCAGGATCATTCATCAGCAGTTCAACAGCTTCTTTAGTTGAAGTACCAATGATTGGGTCACCACCAATACCGATCGCTGTAGTGATACCTAAACCTGCTTTTACTACTTGGTCAGCAGCTTCGTAAGTCAAAGTACCTGATTTCGATACGATACCGATTTTACCTTTTGCAAAAACAAAACCTGGCATGATACCAACTTTCGCTTCTTCTGGAGTGATTACACCTGGACAGTTAGGACCTACCATTGTTACGTCTTTGTCGCTCAGGTACTCTTTCACAGCCACCATATCTTTCGTAGGGATACCCTCAGTAATTGTGATAATCACCTTGATACCAGCGTTTGCTGCTTCCATGATTGCATCAGCTGCAAATGCAGGCGGTACAAAGATAATGGACACATCAGCACCTGTAGCCTCTACAGCCGCTTGAACAGTGTCAAACACAGGTTTATCAAGATGAGTTTGTCCACCTTTACCTGGTGTTACACCACCTACTACGTTCGTGCCATACTCGATCATCTGGCTAGCGTGGAAAGATCCTTCCGAACCAGTGAAACCCTGAACAATTACTTTAGAGTCTTTATTTACCAGTACACTCATGTTGTCGTTTTTTGGTTAGAGCAAATAAATAATGTCATTGCGCCGCCAATTTAACAGGAAATTAGTTTTTACTAAACTATATTCTGAAAAATCTTCCAATTATTACATAAAATTCGACTTCTTGATATTTGCTAAAACGGTTATACGATTTAATTATTTACAAAATTGGTATTGAAACAGGTATAAACTTAAACACAGTATTTAGCCTCAGTATTCTACTTATTCCTTAACTTTAATGCGTTATTTCACATCTGGCAAGGTGAAAATTAATGGTCTTAATACAGAATAAAATGATCTCAAAAGTATTGATTCTCTTCGTCAAGTTCTATCAACTGATGATCTCTCCGTGGCTTCCTCAATCATGCAGATATACCCCTACATGTTCACAGTATATGATTGAAGCCATCAAAAAACATGGCCCTCTTAAAGGCACAAAATTAGGGTTAAAAAGAATTGGAAGATGTCACCCTTGGGGAGGGTCTGGCTATGATCCTGTCCCATAACTCTTGAGTTAATTAACAATAAGTCAATGTTTTAAACCTATGCTTTCTATGTTCCTACTTTTCAAACACTTTTTCCCACTTAAAACTCATCCCTTTTAAGCCTTCTTTTCTTCTGAAGTCTTTTATTAACAAAAAACCCCATTATTGAATAATTTTTTATGTGTTTGAACGTAGCCTAACATTGTTCTTTATATCGTTATATATTATATTGTTCACTTAATATTTATTCTGTCAATCAAGACCTAAAATTTTTTGCTTATAGATCTATGAATTACTATAAAATAAAATCTCTGCTTGCATCCTTTGTACTGGCAGGTGCTGCAGCACTGAACCCAGCAGAGGCACAAGACATTAAAATTGGAAATGACGGTTATAACCTGACAGTAAAAAAGCAGGTGAAAACGACTTCGGTAAAGGATCAAGGTAAAACTGGTACATGCTGGAGTTTTTCAACCACATCCTTTATTGAATCTGAAGCTTTACGACTGGGTAAAGGTGAGTTAGATTTGTCTGAGATGTTCTTTGTTCGCTATAACTACCCTGAAAAAGCTGATAAATATGTCCGCTATCATGGAAACAGCAATTTTGGCGAAGGAAGCCTTTCTCATGATGTCTTGAATGTCATCAGAAACTACGGCATTGTTCCTCAGAAGGCCTATGCTGGAAAAGAGAAAGCTGATATCATGCATGACCATTCAGAACTATTCCCTGTTCTAGAAAGCATGCTGAAGACACTGGTAAAAGCAAAAAGTGTTACACCTAAATGGAAAGATGCTTTTGATGCTGTTTTAGAAACTTACCTCGGTAAAGCTCCTGAAAAGTTCAGTATTCAAGGAGAGGAGTTTACACCCAAGACATATGCTGAAAAAGTGGTCGGCTTCAACCCTGACGACTATGTAGAGTTGACATCTTTCTCACATCACCCATATTACTCTCAGTTTATGCTTGAAGTACCAGATAACTGGGCACAAGCAAGCTATTACAACCTTCCGCTAGAAGAGTTTGAATCTGTGATGGATTATGCTTTGGATAATGGCTTCTCATTGGTTTGGGATGGAGATGTAAGCGAGAGATCTTTCTCTCATAAAAACGGTATCGCTATCGTACCAGAAAAAGATTGGAGTGACAAAACTCTTGAGGAAAAAGAAGGTACTTTCAACCGTTATGAGAAAGAGAAAGAAGTATCAGTAGATCTACGTCAATCGTTATTCGATAACTACTCGACAAGTGATGATCACCTGATGCATGTGATCGGTACTGTTACGGATCAAAATGGCAAGAAATACTATGTCACCAAAAACTCTTGGGGAGAAGATTCTAACAATTTTGGAGGCTACCTTTATATGTCTGCTTCTTATATCAGATTGAAATCTGTCTCAATCATGGTACATAAAGATGGTATACCAAAAGACGTAAAAAAGAAATTAGGTATCAGCTAAGATAAACTATACCTTTAAAAGAAAAGGACTCCATTAGGGGTCCTTTTTTTATACTCACACGACAAATAATTGTATTATATCAAGTGAAAATACATTTCAAAATATAACTATTCAAATATTTAGTTGCCCGTTTTTAATTGATTTATAAAATGAATGTTAATTAATTGATTAAAATTAGGCATAAAAAATC
This portion of the Limibacter armeniacum genome encodes:
- a CDS encoding hemolysin family protein, with translation MDSSNLLIVIISLIFSAFFSASEIAFVSANKLHIAILKKKGDVVGNILSKFYENASFFITTILIGNTVALVVYGSFMAAMIETPILNILQENFSIMDRATLDILVLVFQTIVSTIVVLLTAEFTPKSISLADPDKFLYGAAIPMNIIYYLSYPITWTVERLSKFTILKVMKMKYEEGKPQFNLTDLGHYITEMDMATDDDEEDEIVDKKILSNALDFKHIKVKECMVPRKEIEAISIEDDIEDLRKLFEESGHSKIPVYKKTIDNIIGYCHVFHLFKKPQVIDDIITEIITVPESMLANELMIQMTADRKSMALVVDEFGGTSGIVTMEDIMEEIFGEIEDEHDEEEGELKVTQVDQFTYELNARNEIDFLNEEYNWDLPEGEYETLGGLILHINHDLPEVGDIIEEAHFKVEVISLENARIDTVRITFDPNRQYDND
- a CDS encoding helix-turn-helix domain-containing protein; amino-acid sequence: MDNIKVYTAPDSHKPKVPVIVNDMGEVYRRRKGKADIPHRHDFYTILLIKSATGMHIIDFNVYRLGTYQVFFVSPGQIHQVIEKEPTEGWAITVTKAFLEEHHIDTAFISEINLFRESGDTPPLHVEPSVYDELETIVHQIMKCEERHAKFSWDAVGAYLKLFLITANNVCTLPQNPHQQKSSAQVILREFKALVEANYTKEHKVNYYAERLAITPDHLNKTIHALVGNTAKEYIQNRLLLEAKRLLIHSALTAKEIAYVVGFKEPSHFSNFFKRNTGMSIKDFKQYAIKEGG
- a CDS encoding C1 family peptidase — its product is MNYYKIKSLLASFVLAGAAALNPAEAQDIKIGNDGYNLTVKKQVKTTSVKDQGKTGTCWSFSTTSFIESEALRLGKGELDLSEMFFVRYNYPEKADKYVRYHGNSNFGEGSLSHDVLNVIRNYGIVPQKAYAGKEKADIMHDHSELFPVLESMLKTLVKAKSVTPKWKDAFDAVLETYLGKAPEKFSIQGEEFTPKTYAEKVVGFNPDDYVELTSFSHHPYYSQFMLEVPDNWAQASYYNLPLEEFESVMDYALDNGFSLVWDGDVSERSFSHKNGIAIVPEKDWSDKTLEEKEGTFNRYEKEKEVSVDLRQSLFDNYSTSDDHLMHVIGTVTDQNGKKYYVTKNSWGEDSNNFGGYLYMSASYIRLKSVSIMVHKDGIPKDVKKKLGIS
- the yidD gene encoding membrane protein insertion efficiency factor YidD, with translation MISKVLILFVKFYQLMISPWLPQSCRYTPTCSQYMIEAIKKHGPLKGTKLGLKRIGRCHPWGGSGYDPVP
- the sucD gene encoding succinate--CoA ligase subunit alpha, with protein sequence MSVLVNKDSKVIVQGFTGSEGSFHASQMIEYGTNVVGGVTPGKGGQTHLDKPVFDTVQAAVEATGADVSIIFVPPAFAADAIMEAANAGIKVIITITEGIPTKDMVAVKEYLSDKDVTMVGPNCPGVITPEEAKVGIMPGFVFAKGKIGIVSKSGTLTYEAADQVVKAGLGITTAIGIGGDPIIGTSTKEAVELLMNDPETEGIIMIGEIGGSMEAEAARWIKENGTKPVVGFIAGQTAPKGRRMGHAGAIIGGKDDTAEAKMKIMGECGIHVVKSPADIGETMVKALAAVKA
- a CDS encoding response regulator receiver protein, with translation MDKVNILAIGRDKEILSIVVRLLNKEEAWVAKGVTTDEEAITMFQQQDFDIVLFGGGISEKSEKKLRALFSHQSPDTSIVQHYGGGSGLLYTEIRQVLDQRKSAYKINIQDNIF